From one Gallionella capsiferriformans ES-2 genomic stretch:
- a CDS encoding OmpA family protein, with protein sequence MKKSTMSIALAAALLSISVAQAGEFTGGWIGLKAGNNNSDVTSLVAAASAKNASTYGLEGGYNWDMGGLLLGVNGFADFNQKVDHATATPGVVSNYGSDALGLDVKLGLPSGNWLPYAKVGYASVAAKGVAVTGTGSGAHLGLGVEYKFAPHWSVAGEYTTVSDNFNNNTQKLNNNNFTIGLNYYFDSVAPAAVAAAIVAPVLVKEAAKPVAVAPKIVEKTIFTDKPVTIEGANFDTSSAKIKPAADKKLNEVVDFAAKYKESNLAISGHTDSRGSEKLNQKLSLSRAESVKAYLVKKGVSAARITTKGEASTRPVADNKTKAGRAQNRRVEINSVVRESKQVRVTE encoded by the coding sequence ATGAAAAAAAGCACAATGAGTATTGCTCTGGCCGCTGCGCTGTTGAGTATTTCTGTTGCACAAGCGGGTGAATTCACCGGCGGCTGGATCGGCCTGAAAGCCGGTAACAACAATTCTGATGTCACTTCTTTGGTTGCTGCTGCATCTGCAAAGAACGCTAGCACATACGGTCTGGAAGGTGGTTACAACTGGGATATGGGTGGTTTGTTGTTGGGTGTAAACGGTTTTGCAGACTTCAACCAAAAAGTTGACCATGCAACGGCAACTCCTGGTGTTGTTAGCAATTACGGTAGCGATGCGCTCGGTCTGGATGTGAAGCTGGGTCTGCCATCAGGCAACTGGTTGCCGTACGCTAAAGTGGGTTACGCTTCTGTAGCCGCTAAAGGCGTTGCTGTGACAGGTACCGGTTCAGGTGCACATCTGGGTCTGGGCGTTGAATATAAGTTTGCGCCTCACTGGAGTGTTGCGGGTGAGTACACAACCGTATCTGACAACTTCAACAATAACACACAGAAACTCAATAACAACAATTTCACGATTGGTTTGAATTACTACTTCGACAGCGTAGCGCCTGCTGCCGTAGCTGCTGCGATCGTCGCGCCAGTACTGGTTAAGGAAGCGGCTAAGCCTGTTGCTGTTGCGCCAAAAATTGTTGAAAAGACCATTTTCACCGACAAGCCAGTGACGATCGAAGGTGCGAATTTCGATACCAGCTCTGCTAAGATTAAGCCTGCTGCTGACAAGAAATTGAATGAAGTGGTTGATTTCGCAGCTAAGTACAAAGAGTCGAATCTGGCTATTTCAGGCCACACAGACAGCCGTGGTTCAGAAAAATTAAATCAAAAACTGTCTCTGTCACGCGCAGAATCAGTTAAGGCTTATTTGGTTAAGAAGGGTGTTTCTGCAGCTCGTATCACAACTAAGGGTGAAGCTTCAACTCGTCCTGTTGCTGACAACAAGACCAAAGCAGGTCGCGCTCAGAACCGCCGTGTTGAAATCAACTCGGTCGTTAGAGAGTCAAAGCAAGTACGCGTAACTGAGTAA
- a CDS encoding NAD+ synthase: protein MKLAIAQINCVLGDLAGNSAKILHAAQRACQAGAQLMLTPELSLCGYPPEDLLLRNGFYKSCAASLSELARNISDIAVIVGHPHEQDGKRYNAASLLRDGRVEATYFKHFLPNYAVFDEERYFSCGNAPMVFEMSGVHFGVNICEDVWGSEAARVAAQAGADVLLVLNASPYSVEKLASRHEVVRQRVAETDMAVVYANMVGGQDELVFDGGSFAMDRSGRLIAQSAIFEETLSYVSLDAHGVPSGEIAVLPMQEAAVYQAMVLGLRDYVGKNRFPGVLLGLSGGIDSALTLAVAVDALGADRVHAVMMPSPYTAQISLDDSREMIRILGVRYDEFSIEPVMESYLSVLRASFAGRPEDTTEENLQARIRGNLLMALSNKLGALVLTTGNKSEMSVGYATLYGDMAGGFSVLKDVGKLLVYRLARYRNTQGQVIPERIITRAPSAELRHDQTDQDNLPPYEVLDGIMACYVEKNLSIPEVIAAGYQEADVRRVVRLIQSSEYKRRQSATGVRITERGYGKDWRYPITVRYQDQF from the coding sequence ATGAAACTGGCTATTGCGCAAATCAACTGTGTTTTAGGTGATCTGGCGGGAAATTCCGCGAAAATTTTGCATGCGGCACAGCGCGCCTGTCAGGCAGGTGCGCAATTGATGCTCACACCTGAACTGAGTTTGTGCGGATATCCTCCGGAGGATTTGTTGCTGCGCAATGGGTTTTATAAGTCTTGTGCCGCCAGCTTGTCAGAACTTGCCCGGAATATTTCGGATATTGCCGTGATCGTCGGGCATCCGCACGAGCAGGATGGTAAGCGCTACAACGCGGCATCCCTGTTGCGGGACGGCCGTGTTGAAGCGACCTACTTTAAGCATTTTCTGCCCAATTACGCCGTGTTCGATGAGGAGCGATATTTTTCCTGCGGGAACGCGCCTATGGTGTTCGAAATGAGCGGGGTTCACTTCGGGGTCAATATCTGTGAGGATGTATGGGGGTCAGAGGCCGCGAGGGTGGCCGCGCAAGCGGGCGCTGATGTATTGCTGGTTTTGAATGCCTCTCCTTACTCTGTTGAGAAGCTGGCGTCGCGTCATGAAGTCGTGCGGCAGCGTGTCGCTGAAACGGATATGGCGGTCGTGTATGCCAATATGGTGGGTGGTCAGGATGAGTTGGTGTTCGATGGTGGCTCTTTTGCAATGGACCGTTCGGGGCGTCTGATAGCGCAAAGCGCGATTTTCGAAGAGACGCTGTCTTATGTGTCTCTTGATGCGCATGGTGTCCCGAGCGGTGAGATCGCGGTATTGCCTATGCAGGAAGCGGCTGTTTATCAGGCGATGGTGTTGGGTTTGCGAGATTATGTCGGAAAAAATCGTTTTCCCGGCGTGTTGCTTGGCTTGTCAGGCGGTATCGATTCTGCATTGACGCTGGCGGTTGCAGTCGATGCCTTGGGGGCGGATAGGGTTCATGCGGTAATGATGCCGTCGCCCTATACCGCGCAGATCAGCCTGGATGATTCGCGCGAAATGATCCGGATACTGGGTGTCAGATACGACGAATTTAGTATCGAGCCTGTCATGGAAAGTTATTTGTCCGTGCTTAGGGCGAGTTTTGCGGGGCGGCCTGAGGATACGACTGAGGAGAATCTGCAGGCGCGTATCCGTGGCAATTTACTGATGGCCTTGTCCAATAAGCTGGGGGCTCTGGTGCTGACGACAGGTAATAAATCTGAGATGAGTGTGGGCTATGCGACGCTGTATGGTGATATGGCCGGTGGTTTCTCGGTGCTGAAGGATGTGGGTAAATTGCTGGTGTATCGTCTGGCGCGCTATCGCAATACGCAAGGGCAGGTGATACCCGAGCGCATTATTACCCGGGCGCCTAGCGCCGAATTGCGTCACGATCAGACAGATCAGGATAATTTGCCGCCTTATGAGGTGCTGGATGGCATTATGGCATGCTATGTTGAAAAAAATCTCTCCATTCCTGAGGTGATCGCAGCGGGTTATCAGGAGGCTGATGTGCGTCGGGTTGTGCGTTTGATACAAAGCAGCGAATACAAGCGTCGTCAGTCAGCTACCGGTGTCAGAATTACTGAGCGGGGCTACGGAAAAGACTGGCGTTACCCGATTACGGTGCGATATCAGGATCAATTCTGA
- the rimP gene encoding ribosome maturation factor RimP, producing the protein MDVVKLIEVTVSGLGYELVDVERAGRGLLRVFIDKPDGIAVEDCQVVSNQLTRLFTVENIDYDRLEVSSPGLDRALKKEADFIRFVGQKAQIKLRMPIAARKNFIGVIGEINDGVLQLDVEGVPVAIELTNVDKARLVPTF; encoded by the coding sequence ATGGATGTTGTGAAGCTAATAGAAGTTACGGTAAGTGGCTTGGGGTACGAGTTGGTCGATGTTGAACGCGCAGGTCGTGGTTTGTTGCGCGTGTTTATCGACAAGCCTGACGGTATTGCTGTGGAAGATTGTCAGGTCGTCAGCAATCAGTTGACGCGCTTGTTTACGGTTGAGAATATTGATTACGACCGGCTTGAAGTCTCTTCGCCCGGTCTTGATCGTGCATTGAAAAAAGAGGCGGATTTTATTCGCTTTGTCGGGCAAAAAGCGCAAATTAAGTTGCGTATGCCGATTGCAGCACGCAAAAACTTTATCGGTGTGATCGGTGAGATTAACGACGGTGTGTTGCAGTTGGATGTAGAGGGTGTTCCGGTCGCAATCGAGTTGACCAATGTAGACAAGGCACGTTTAGTGCCGACATTTTAG
- the nusA gene encoding transcription termination factor NusA: MSREVLLLVDALSREKNVDKEVVFSALESALASATKKRFEDEADVRVAIDRNTGEFESFRCWEVMDDETFETPDLHIKLEEALKRDPAIALGGFIEEPLESVDFGRIGAQAAKQVIFQKIRDAEREQILADFMDRKEHLVSGTVKRLERGSAIVEFGKIEALLPRDQMIPKENMRIGDRVRAHLLRVDRGPRGPQVILSRTSTDLLVKLFELEVPEIEENLLEIVGAARDPGSRAKIAVQSHDQRIDPIGTCVGMRGSRVQSVTNELAGERVDIILWSEDPATYVINSLAPAEVSSIVVDEDRHSMDVVVEEENLAQAIGRGGQNVRLASEMTGWELNIMTVEQAQEKHDQEFVKTRAIFMEKLDVDEEVADILVQEGFATLEEVAYVPVEEMLEIETFDEDTVNELRSRARNALLNAALVSEEKVEHGIDGLLKLDGMNDELARELAVKGVTTQEQLADLDVDELVELSGLDADVANALIMAARAPWFA; this comes from the coding sequence ATGAGTCGTGAAGTTTTGTTGCTGGTAGATGCGTTGTCACGTGAAAAGAACGTGGACAAGGAAGTTGTTTTTTCTGCGCTGGAATCAGCGTTGGCGTCCGCTACCAAGAAGCGATTTGAAGATGAGGCCGATGTGCGGGTTGCAATCGACCGCAATACGGGTGAATTCGAGTCCTTCCGTTGCTGGGAGGTAATGGACGATGAAACGTTTGAGACGCCAGATCTGCATATCAAGCTCGAAGAGGCGTTAAAGCGCGACCCGGCTATTGCGCTGGGCGGTTTTATTGAAGAGCCGTTGGAGTCGGTTGATTTTGGCCGTATCGGTGCGCAGGCTGCCAAACAAGTGATTTTTCAGAAGATACGCGATGCGGAGCGTGAGCAGATTCTGGCTGACTTTATGGATCGTAAGGAACATCTGGTGTCCGGCACGGTTAAGCGTCTGGAACGCGGCAGTGCGATTGTCGAATTTGGCAAAATCGAGGCCTTGTTGCCACGCGATCAGATGATTCCTAAGGAAAATATGCGCATCGGCGATCGCGTCAGAGCGCATCTGTTGCGCGTTGATCGCGGTCCGCGCGGTCCTCAGGTGATTCTGTCGCGCACTTCGACGGATTTGCTGGTCAAGCTGTTCGAATTAGAAGTGCCTGAAATCGAAGAAAACTTGCTTGAAATCGTCGGTGCTGCCCGCGATCCGGGTTCCCGCGCAAAGATTGCGGTGCAATCGCATGATCAGCGCATCGATCCTATCGGTACCTGTGTCGGTATGCGCGGCTCGCGTGTGCAAAGCGTGACCAATGAATTGGCGGGTGAGCGCGTCGATATCATCTTGTGGTCCGAAGATCCGGCAACTTATGTGATCAATTCGCTCGCACCTGCTGAAGTGTCCAGCATCGTCGTCGATGAAGACCGTCATAGTATGGACGTTGTGGTTGAAGAAGAAAATCTGGCGCAGGCGATCGGTCGTGGCGGTCAGAATGTTCGACTGGCCAGTGAGATGACGGGTTGGGAGCTCAATATTATGACCGTTGAGCAGGCTCAGGAAAAGCACGATCAGGAATTTGTCAAAACACGTGCGATTTTCATGGAAAAGCTGGATGTCGATGAGGAAGTTGCCGATATTCTGGTGCAGGAAGGTTTTGCGACCCTGGAAGAGGTTGCTTATGTGCCGGTTGAAGAGATGCTGGAGATCGAGACTTTTGACGAAGATACGGTCAACGAGTTGCGCAGTCGTGCGCGCAATGCGCTGTTGAATGCCGCGCTGGTCAGTGAAGAAAAGGTAGAGCACGGAATTGACGGTTTGCTCAAGTTGGATGGTATGAACGATGAGTTGGCGCGCGAATTGGCCGTTAAGGGCGTTACGACTCAGGAGCAGTTGGCCGATCTGGATGTGGATGAATTGGTGGAGTTGTCCGGTCTGGATGCGGATGTTGCCAATGCGCTGATCATGGCGGCACGTGCGCCCTGGTTCGCGTAA
- the infB gene encoding translation initiation factor IF-2 has translation MGKLDVTQFAVELGLPVALLLEQLHAAGGKQSDAADLVSEQDKAKLLEHLRHAHGADNAAKKITLTRRETTEIQSSDKSGRARTIQVEVRKRRIVAPMSIESVQAAAPVVLTSAEQIKVLGTAELDSREQEAKLQAELAARQEAELIARQAFNKRRAEKLAQVEAPVVKAALQAPVKEDVAAEVPAAVVADIEPVASQPIKPQAAEVAQGTLHKPTMRPGDKVIRPDRKPKVEVAAAAPAAREDKPGKRVPAKTTTRVPPKTTTKEKSWAMPVRAPKHGRHGKQVVDEAAHAFTLPTEAVVREVAVPETIVVAELAQKLSVKAVEVIKVLMKMGMMVTINQVLDQETAMIVVEELGHVAKAAKLDDPDAYLMDDEVHHDVESLPRAPVVTVMGHVDHGKTSLLDYIRRTRVVSGEAGGITQHIGAYHVETPRGMVSFLDTPGHEAFTAMRARGAKATDIVILVVAADDGVMPQTKEAIAHAKAGSVPIVVAITKVDKTDANIERVKQELVAEGVVPEDWGGDTMFVEVSSKSGLGIDQLLESILLQAELMELKAPRDCNAKGLVIEARLDKGKGPVATVLIQSGTMKRGDAVLIGSVFGRVRAMLDENGKSIAEAGPSIPVEIQGLSEVPDAGESLMVLTDEKRAREIALFRQGKYRGVKLAQQQAAKLENMFEQMAEGEVRTLSLIVKSDVQGSAEAIAQTLQKLSTDEVKVNLIHSGVGSINESDINLALASKAILIGFNTRTDAPARKLAESCGVQIRNYSIIYAMADDIKTALSGMLAPEKRESILGMVEVRQVFVVSKIGTIAGCMVLEGVVKRGCRVRVMRGNEMIHEGELDSLKRFKDDAKEVRANFECGLSIKGFNDLEVGDKLEVYEIVEVARTL, from the coding sequence ATGGGAAAATTAGACGTAACACAATTTGCGGTTGAGCTGGGTCTGCCGGTGGCTTTGTTGTTGGAACAGTTGCATGCCGCAGGCGGCAAGCAATCGGATGCGGCGGATTTGGTTTCTGAACAAGATAAGGCTAAATTGCTCGAACATCTTCGTCACGCACATGGTGCGGACAATGCTGCCAAAAAGATCACGCTGACTCGCCGTGAGACGACAGAAATTCAGAGTTCGGATAAGTCCGGACGCGCACGTACGATCCAGGTAGAAGTGCGCAAGCGCCGCATCGTGGCGCCCATGTCTATTGAGTCCGTACAAGCTGCCGCACCTGTGGTGCTAACCAGCGCGGAGCAAATTAAAGTGCTCGGCACGGCTGAACTCGATTCGCGTGAACAGGAAGCGAAGTTACAGGCGGAGCTAGCCGCACGGCAGGAGGCGGAATTAATTGCGCGCCAGGCGTTCAATAAGCGTCGCGCTGAAAAACTGGCGCAAGTCGAAGCGCCCGTTGTAAAGGCTGCCTTGCAAGCTCCGGTTAAAGAAGACGTCGCAGCGGAAGTGCCCGCAGCGGTGGTCGCTGACATCGAGCCGGTTGCGTCTCAGCCCATCAAGCCTCAAGCGGCTGAAGTCGCACAGGGCACGTTGCATAAACCAACCATGCGCCCCGGCGATAAGGTGATCAGGCCGGACAGAAAGCCTAAGGTTGAAGTGGCTGCTGCGGCACCTGCCGCTCGCGAAGATAAGCCGGGTAAGCGTGTGCCTGCCAAGACGACAACGCGTGTGCCGCCGAAAACGACGACTAAAGAAAAGTCATGGGCGATGCCGGTTCGTGCGCCTAAGCATGGCCGTCATGGTAAACAGGTGGTCGATGAAGCGGCTCATGCCTTTACGTTGCCGACCGAAGCGGTTGTGCGCGAAGTGGCTGTTCCTGAAACGATTGTTGTGGCCGAGTTGGCACAGAAGTTGTCCGTCAAAGCGGTAGAAGTGATCAAAGTGCTGATGAAGATGGGCATGATGGTGACGATCAATCAGGTGTTGGATCAGGAAACGGCGATGATCGTCGTTGAAGAATTGGGTCATGTGGCTAAGGCTGCCAAACTCGATGATCCGGATGCCTATTTGATGGATGACGAAGTGCATCACGATGTTGAATCACTGCCGCGTGCGCCGGTTGTCACCGTCATGGGTCACGTCGATCACGGTAAGACCTCCTTGCTCGATTATATTCGCCGCACCCGTGTGGTGTCGGGTGAAGCGGGCGGGATTACGCAGCATATCGGCGCATATCACGTTGAAACGCCGCGCGGTATGGTCTCTTTCCTGGATACGCCGGGTCACGAAGCGTTTACCGCGATGCGTGCCCGTGGTGCCAAGGCGACCGATATCGTTATTCTGGTTGTCGCCGCAGATGACGGCGTGATGCCGCAAACTAAAGAAGCGATCGCCCATGCTAAGGCCGGCAGTGTGCCGATTGTGGTTGCGATCACCAAGGTCGATAAGACCGATGCGAATATTGAGCGCGTCAAGCAAGAGCTGGTCGCTGAAGGCGTCGTGCCGGAAGACTGGGGCGGCGATACAATGTTTGTCGAAGTATCTTCCAAATCAGGTCTGGGTATCGATCAGTTGCTCGAATCCATTCTGTTGCAGGCTGAGTTGATGGAATTGAAGGCGCCTCGCGATTGCAATGCCAAGGGGTTGGTCATTGAAGCGCGTCTGGATAAGGGCAAGGGTCCGGTTGCAACGGTACTGATCCAGTCGGGTACGATGAAGCGCGGTGACGCGGTGTTGATCGGTTCTGTTTTCGGTCGTGTACGTGCGATGCTGGATGAAAACGGCAAGAGCATTGCTGAGGCAGGTCCTTCGATTCCGGTGGAAATTCAAGGGCTGTCCGAAGTGCCTGATGCTGGCGAGTCGTTGATGGTGCTGACTGATGAGAAGCGTGCCCGTGAAATCGCCTTGTTCCGTCAGGGCAAGTATCGCGGCGTGAAATTGGCGCAGCAACAGGCAGCCAAGCTTGAAAATATGTTTGAACAGATGGCTGAAGGTGAAGTTCGTACCCTGTCTTTGATTGTGAAGTCAGACGTGCAGGGTTCTGCCGAAGCGATCGCGCAGACGCTGCAAAAGCTCTCGACGGATGAAGTTAAGGTTAACCTGATCCACAGCGGTGTGGGTTCGATCAATGAGTCAGATATTAATCTGGCGCTGGCCTCTAAGGCAATTTTGATCGGCTTTAACACCCGCACCGATGCACCGGCTAGAAAACTTGCCGAATCCTGTGGCGTTCAGATCCGCAATTACAGCATCATCTATGCAATGGCGGATGACATCAAGACAGCGCTGTCCGGCATGTTGGCTCCTGAGAAGCGCGAAAGCATATTGGGTATGGTCGAAGTGCGTCAGGTCTTCGTTGTATCCAAGATCGGTACGATCGCCGGTTGTATGGTCCTCGAAGGTGTTGTGAAACGCGGTTGCCGTGTTCGTGTAATGCGTGGCAATGAGATGATTCATGAAGGTGAGCTCGATTCGTTGAAGCGCTTTAAGGATGATGCGAAGGAAGTGCGTGCTAACTTTGAATGCGGTTTGTCGATCAAGGGGTTCAACGATCTGGAAGTGGGCGATAAGCTGGAAGTCTATGAAATCGTTGAGGTCGCGCGTACTCTGTAA
- the rbfA gene encoding 30S ribosome-binding factor RbfA, whose product MANFARTDRVGQQMQREIAQLVRLEINDPRVKLVTITGVEVAGDYSHAKIFFTRLDGKQAEAQEGLDRAAGFLRSRLARSIKLRIMPQLHFVFDSSVERGSHLSQLIDKAVASDFNLDDNT is encoded by the coding sequence ATGGCTAATTTTGCGAGAACAGACCGGGTCGGGCAGCAGATGCAGCGGGAAATCGCGCAACTGGTGCGCCTTGAAATCAACGACCCACGCGTAAAACTGGTGACGATTACCGGTGTTGAGGTGGCGGGTGATTATTCTCACGCCAAAATCTTCTTTACGCGCTTAGATGGCAAGCAGGCAGAGGCGCAGGAAGGCTTAGATCGCGCGGCCGGTTTCTTACGCAGCCGCCTGGCGCGCAGCATCAAGCTGCGCATCATGCCTCAGTTGCATTTTGTGTTTGATTCATCGGTAGAGCGGGGCAGTCATCTGTCGCAACTCATCGACAAAGCCGTTGCCAGCGATTTTAATCTTGACGACAACACGTAA
- the truB gene encoding tRNA pseudouridine(55) synthase TruB, with protein sequence MTTTRKPQFRNKWRAIDGVLLFDKPLELSSNDALQKIRRLFQAEKAGHTGTLDPLATGLLPVCFGEATKYSNCLLDADKSYTALLRLGQTTTTGDAEGEILAERPVCFTDAELAAVLEQFRGPINQLPPMHSALKHQGRPLYEYIREGITIERAVREVIIHELVVNRRHDLEMEISVRCSKGTYVRTLAEDIGEALGCGAHLIGLRRTAIAHFKLGNGYTLAQLSEMSEAERDACVLPLVSLMPDMPQLVLDDVQIRRMAQGQRLGLDCDLADGNVSLYGTGGFVGVGIKQGRRIAPLRLISGVAKLAARTELTEVVEQ encoded by the coding sequence TTGACGACAACACGTAAGCCGCAATTTCGGAATAAATGGCGTGCCATCGATGGCGTTTTGCTGTTCGATAAGCCGCTGGAGTTGAGTTCCAACGATGCGTTGCAGAAGATACGCCGTTTGTTTCAGGCCGAAAAGGCGGGGCACACCGGTACGCTCGATCCCTTAGCGACAGGGCTGTTGCCGGTTTGCTTCGGTGAGGCGACTAAGTATTCGAACTGTTTGCTGGACGCGGATAAGTCTTATACGGCGCTGTTGCGTCTCGGGCAGACGACGACGACGGGGGATGCGGAAGGTGAAATTCTCGCCGAGCGTCCGGTGTGCTTTACTGATGCGGAGCTTGCCGCTGTCTTGGAACAGTTTCGCGGCCCCATTAATCAGTTGCCGCCGATGCACAGTGCGTTGAAGCATCAGGGACGTCCGCTCTACGAATATATTCGCGAAGGGATTACCATAGAACGCGCGGTGCGGGAGGTGATCATTCATGAACTGGTCGTGAATCGCAGACATGATTTGGAGATGGAAATTTCCGTTCGTTGCAGCAAGGGGACTTACGTTCGCACGCTGGCCGAGGATATTGGTGAGGCGCTGGGGTGTGGCGCACACCTGATCGGCTTGCGGCGTACAGCGATTGCGCATTTTAAGCTCGGTAACGGCTATACGCTGGCGCAGTTGAGTGAAATGAGCGAGGCTGAGCGCGATGCTTGTGTGTTGCCGCTGGTATCCTTGATGCCGGATATGCCGCAGCTGGTTTTGGATGATGTGCAGATCAGGCGGATGGCTCAAGGACAACGTTTGGGGCTGGACTGTGATCTTGCCGATGGCAATGTCAGTCTGTACGGGACGGGTGGATTTGTAGGGGTTGGCATCAAACAAGGACGTCGTATCGCACCCTTGCGTTTGATTTCCGGCGTGGCTAAATTGGCTGCGCGCACGGAATTGACGGAAGTGGTTGAGCAGTAA
- the rpsO gene encoding 30S ribosomal protein S15, which yields MAITAAQKAQIVTDFQRATADTGSPEVQVALITARITYLTDHFKDHAKDHHSRRGLLRLVSRRRKLLDYLRSKNEASYQILIKRLAIRK from the coding sequence ATGGCAATTACCGCCGCGCAAAAAGCGCAAATCGTTACAGACTTTCAACGTGCAACGGCCGATACCGGATCCCCGGAAGTGCAAGTGGCTCTGATCACTGCACGTATCACTTACCTGACTGATCACTTCAAGGATCATGCCAAGGATCACCATTCCCGTCGCGGTCTGCTGCGTCTGGTTAGCCGTCGTCGTAAGCTGCTCGACTACCTGAGAAGCAAGAATGAGGCGAGCTACCAAATTCTGATTAAGCGTTTGGCAATTCGTAAGTAG